One window of Caldivirga sp. genomic DNA carries:
- a CDS encoding DNA repair exonuclease, with amino-acid sequence MLIAHMSDVHLGRRQYGLEARAKDYELAFFNAINEIIRLHEERGVDAVLVTGDLFDNPRPSPSTYLTAIKGFSRLKDSGLDVIITRGNHDASVINPVDNPISVLSSSGLVKYLDLDYVDYGKLRIIGVGCVPSSDHGKLTRGLRELMGSGLNIVMMHQYIEGAPYRYPMPNIDYYTIPAGELPTNAYYAVGHIHEHALRHPSLNAVYPGSLEIWDSQEFETYILNDGKLSKVKEQDPKGFLLLDTDYGDRVRVEPIRLRGGRRMIKVLINVNGESPSVLREHLGELSSLNYRDAYVEVNVTGELGEGFSVRDYSFNAVKGLIRDALKVNVKLAVTKRSSVKGQVVHGLLDLIQSVLGKNLSNETMVNAVLRALDLVSDGKVNEARVALEKALGIGDDVEWLQ; translated from the coding sequence GTGCTCATTGCGCACATGTCTGATGTGCACTTAGGTAGGAGGCAGTATGGTCTTGAGGCTAGGGCTAAGGATTACGAGTTAGCGTTCTTTAATGCAATTAATGAGATTATTAGGTTACATGAAGAGAGGGGGGTTGATGCTGTTCTTGTTACTGGTGATCTTTTTGATAATCCAAGGCCATCCCCATCAACATACTTAACGGCAATTAAGGGTTTCAGTAGGCTTAAGGATTCTGGGCTTGATGTAATTATTACTAGGGGTAATCATGATGCCTCGGTAATTAATCCTGTGGATAATCCAATAAGTGTATTATCATCTTCAGGCCTAGTTAAGTACCTTGACTTGGATTACGTTGATTACGGGAAGTTGAGGATCATTGGTGTAGGCTGCGTGCCCAGTAGTGATCATGGTAAGCTAACCAGGGGTTTAAGGGAATTAATGGGGAGTGGCTTAAACATTGTTATGATGCATCAATACATTGAGGGTGCACCATATAGGTACCCCATGCCTAATATTGATTACTACACTATACCTGCTGGTGAACTTCCGACCAATGCATACTACGCGGTGGGTCATATTCATGAACATGCCTTAAGGCATCCATCATTAAATGCAGTATACCCTGGTTCCCTTGAGATTTGGGATTCCCAGGAGTTTGAAACTTACATTCTTAATGATGGCAAGTTGAGTAAGGTTAAGGAACAGGATCCTAAGGGTTTCCTACTACTGGATACTGATTATGGTGATAGGGTTAGGGTTGAACCAATTAGGCTACGTGGGGGACGCAGAATGATCAAGGTGTTAATTAATGTTAATGGTGAATCACCCTCAGTTCTCAGGGAGCATTTAGGTGAGTTAAGTAGCCTTAATTACAGGGACGCCTACGTTGAGGTTAACGTAACCGGTGAATTAGGTGAGGGCTTTAGTGTGAGGGATTACAGCTTCAACGCAGTTAAGGGTTTAATAAGGGATGCACTTAAGGTTAACGTTAAGTTAGCCGTCACTAAACGCAGTAGTGTTAAGGGTCAGGTTGTCCATGGCCTACTTGACTTGATTCAATCAGTTTTAGGCAAGAACCTGAGTAATGAGACTATGGTTAATGCCGTCCTTAGGGCCCTTGACCTGGTAAGCGACGGTAAGGTTAATGAGGCTAGGGTTGCCTTGGAGAAGGCCCTTGGGATAGGGGATGATGTTGAATGGCTTCAGTAG
- the sufB gene encoding Fe-S cluster assembly protein SufB, which yields MKLVKYTMGISDVKLDFTKAEDVSSMLGLAKPIKWDVTITGRVSRDAVEELSRIRGEPDWMRRLRLRALEMFERQPWPNWLPLEGNINLESLILYAKPSVERARSWDELPRELREYYEALQIPEVESRLLAGVISQVDSGVVYENVRRSLEEAGVVAMSMDEAVKRYPDLVARYFGKVFPPEYKFASLNIALWSGGVFVYVPPNTRVKMPIELVVLISSANVGQFEHSLIVVGENSQVELIVACAAPVFSGLSLHDGVTEVYVHKGARVKLVDLKNWSKGVVYFGNNRAIAEANTNVEWLSGSLGGKVTMVYPMTVLKGEYAKTTVTSVALANGPTWKEEGAKVFHDAPHTSSKVVSKGVSLNGGTTVYRGLVYVRKGAKYAKSSVSCDSLVLDEKSRAYTIPHEQVFEDSATVTHEAYTGKISEDKLFYLRSRGLSEEEARSLIVLGYFHDVMVNLPMEYMSIFNKAIELELSKLHKIG from the coding sequence ATGAAGTTGGTGAAGTACACGATGGGGATAAGTGATGTTAAGCTAGATTTCACTAAGGCTGAGGATGTCTCAAGCATGCTTGGTTTAGCTAAGCCAATTAAGTGGGATGTAACAATAACAGGTAGAGTAAGTAGGGATGCCGTTGAGGAGTTGAGCAGGATTAGGGGTGAGCCTGATTGGATGAGGAGGCTTAGGTTAAGGGCGCTTGAAATGTTTGAGAGGCAACCTTGGCCAAATTGGCTCCCCCTGGAGGGTAACATTAACCTTGAATCCCTAATCCTATACGCTAAGCCAAGCGTTGAGAGAGCTAGGTCATGGGATGAGTTACCTAGGGAATTAAGGGAGTACTATGAGGCTCTTCAAATACCTGAAGTTGAGTCCAGGCTATTGGCTGGAGTCATTAGCCAAGTTGACTCAGGGGTGGTCTACGAGAACGTGAGGAGAAGCCTTGAGGAAGCTGGGGTGGTGGCTATGAGCATGGATGAGGCTGTTAAGAGGTATCCTGACCTAGTGGCAAGGTACTTCGGTAAGGTTTTCCCACCTGAGTATAAGTTTGCATCACTTAACATTGCCCTATGGAGCGGGGGTGTGTTTGTTTATGTACCACCTAATACGCGTGTTAAAATGCCTATAGAGCTTGTTGTACTTATAAGTAGCGCTAATGTTGGTCAATTCGAACATTCCCTCATAGTCGTTGGTGAGAACTCCCAGGTTGAATTAATAGTTGCCTGTGCCGCCCCAGTCTTCAGTGGCCTTAGCCTACATGATGGCGTAACCGAGGTTTACGTGCATAAGGGGGCTAGGGTTAAGCTTGTTGACTTGAAGAATTGGAGTAAGGGTGTGGTCTACTTTGGTAATAATAGAGCCATAGCCGAGGCCAACACTAACGTTGAGTGGCTTAGCGGCTCATTGGGCGGTAAGGTAACTATGGTTTACCCAATGACTGTCCTTAAGGGTGAGTACGCTAAAACCACCGTCACCTCTGTGGCTCTGGCTAATGGGCCAACCTGGAAGGAGGAGGGGGCTAAGGTTTTTCACGATGCACCCCACACGTCAAGTAAGGTTGTTAGTAAGGGGGTTAGCCTAAATGGTGGTACAACAGTGTATAGGGGGCTCGTCTACGTTAGGAAGGGGGCTAAGTACGCTAAGTCATCAGTATCATGTGACTCACTGGTGCTTGATGAGAAGTCTAGGGCGTACACAATACCTCATGAGCAGGTTTTTGAGGATTCAGCCACAGTCACCCACGAAGCCTACACTGGCAAGATAAGTGAGGATAAGTTATTCTACCTGAGGAGCCGAGGCTTAAGTGAGGAGGAGGCCAGGAGCCTAATAGTGCTGGGGTACTTCCACGATGTAATGGTTAACCTACCGATGGAGTACATGTCAATTTTCAATAAGGCTATTGAATTAGAGTTAAGCAAGCTGCATAAGATTGGTTGA
- a CDS encoding sodium:solute symporter, translated as MIGIAGWASFLVLFIVFVLLGFYGARWRRGDLSRLDEWALAGRRLGVFLVWFLVGADLYTAYTFVAVPAGVFAKGALFFFAVPYVATVFALATVVMPPLWEWSRRRGYITAADFVEDRFNSRLLAALVALTGIVAELPYIALQIVGMSAVLAVMLLNVVPGASLETVSDLALTIAFIILAAFTYTSGLRGATLTAVFKDALIFLSIIAILIVAPIAIPGAFHTAFKIATSLNSGKGLPTGTSSLNPAFSSAYLSLWVGSSLALYLYPHSVNGALSAESKRKLALSTALLPIYGIGLALLALYGILVYADSQALSIIRSFPSTGYAAVIKGNLPIPALAATILPNWLAGVALLGIFIGGMVPAAIMAMAQANLLTRNVARYVVKLTPQGEARLAKWSSVFFKFLALVFALIPALASVSINLQLLGGIIITQTLPPIFLGLVTDRLNKYALMAGWASGILTGVYMFMVRYIATKGASPTLYPIASHLYYIAVLALAVNILVTLVGTALAGLIKRSAVSRVKA; from the coding sequence ATGATTGGGATTGCCGGTTGGGCATCATTCCTAGTACTCTTCATAGTCTTCGTGCTGCTGGGCTTCTATGGGGCTAGGTGGAGGAGGGGTGATTTAAGTAGGCTTGATGAGTGGGCCTTAGCCGGCAGGAGGTTAGGAGTATTCTTAGTATGGTTCCTAGTGGGTGCAGACTTATACACGGCATACACGTTCGTTGCAGTTCCCGCTGGTGTATTCGCGAAGGGTGCATTATTCTTCTTCGCAGTACCCTATGTAGCCACAGTCTTCGCATTAGCCACAGTAGTCATGCCTCCCCTCTGGGAGTGGTCTAGGAGGAGGGGTTACATTACGGCCGCTGACTTCGTTGAGGATAGGTTTAACAGTAGGTTATTGGCTGCATTAGTGGCATTAACCGGTATAGTGGCTGAGTTACCTTACATTGCGCTTCAAATAGTAGGCATGAGTGCTGTGTTAGCAGTTATGCTGCTTAACGTTGTTCCTGGGGCTAGCCTAGAAACTGTGAGCGACTTGGCCTTAACCATAGCCTTCATAATATTAGCAGCCTTCACGTACACAAGCGGCTTAAGGGGAGCCACCTTAACTGCGGTGTTTAAGGATGCATTAATCTTCCTAAGCATAATAGCGATACTCATTGTTGCGCCCATTGCCATACCAGGCGCATTCCACACAGCCTTCAAGATAGCCACCAGCCTAAACAGTGGTAAGGGCTTACCCACAGGCACCAGTAGCCTTAACCCAGCCTTCTCCTCGGCTTACCTATCACTTTGGGTTGGTAGCTCACTTGCACTATACCTATACCCCCACTCGGTTAATGGAGCCTTAAGCGCTGAGAGTAAGCGTAAATTAGCCTTAAGCACAGCCCTACTGCCAATATATGGTATTGGGCTTGCATTACTGGCGCTTTACGGAATACTGGTTTACGCCGACTCACAGGCGCTTAGCATTATAAGGAGTTTCCCATCAACCGGGTACGCGGCTGTAATTAAAGGTAACTTACCCATACCAGCATTGGCGGCCACAATACTACCCAATTGGCTAGCTGGGGTGGCTTTACTGGGCATTTTCATTGGAGGTATGGTGCCTGCCGCAATTATGGCTATGGCTCAGGCGAATTTATTGACTAGGAATGTGGCTAGGTATGTGGTTAAATTGACTCCTCAGGGTGAGGCCAGGTTGGCTAAGTGGTCTTCAGTCTTCTTTAAGTTCCTTGCGCTCGTATTCGCCTTAATACCAGCATTAGCCTCAGTATCAATAAACCTTCAGCTACTTGGTGGAATAATAATAACTCAAACGCTGCCCCCAATATTCCTTGGTTTAGTTACTGATAGGCTTAATAAGTATGCGCTCATGGCTGGTTGGGCTTCAGGAATATTAACAGGCGTATACATGTTCATGGTTAGGTATATTGCAACAAAGGGTGCCTCACCAACGCTCTACCCGATTGCAAGCCACCTATACTACATTGCTGTATTAGCATTGGCGGTAAACATATTAGTCACCCTAGTGGGCACTGCCTTAGCTGGGTTAATTAAGAGAAGTGCCGTTAGTAGAGTTAAGGCGTAA
- a CDS encoding DUF3311 domain-containing protein has protein sequence MPSNIGLGRRVAAAILFIVPWVFYLVLPVYNRVNPEVGGVPFFYWFQTLWLVIAAVLSLIGVFLIHGGES, from the coding sequence ATGCCTAGTAACATTGGCTTGGGTAGAAGGGTTGCTGCCGCAATACTCTTCATAGTACCGTGGGTTTTTTACCTAGTGCTACCGGTGTACAATAGGGTTAATCCTGAGGTTGGTGGTGTACCATTTTTCTACTGGTTCCAGACCCTTTGGTTAGTTATAGCCGCAGTATTAAGCCTAATAGGGGTTTTCCTGATTCATGGTGGTGAATCATGA
- a CDS encoding CDGSH iron-sulfur domain-containing protein, whose amino-acid sequence MARLVIHTAKKPYVYKLPSGETVAICMCGLSDKYPFCSGKHKLVQDEDDAKVYTYDETGYKRLGEVNIDVKGLRKV is encoded by the coding sequence ATGGCTAGGTTAGTTATACATACGGCTAAGAAACCATACGTATATAAGCTTCCCAGTGGGGAAACAGTAGCCATATGCATGTGTGGACTAAGCGATAAGTACCCATTCTGCAGTGGGAAGCATAAGCTGGTGCAGGATGAAGATGATGCTAAGGTTTATACATATGATGAAACAGGTTATAAGAGGCTAGGTGAAGTCAATATTGATGTTAAGGGATTAAGGAAGGTTTAA
- a CDS encoding pyridoxal-phosphate dependent enzyme has product MVLNLTNMSGEVTYKCPKCGFTTEANTWLIKCPRCGSPLDVSHDLRKPRELSRRELARILPIKEPLSLGEGLTPLVRRGDYYFKLEYLNPTGSFKDRGWSLALSVLRNDVTVVEDSSGNAGLSLAAYSAVKGVKARIYVPKTAPEAKKRLMRLLGANVVEAATRADASSLAMSFTEGVYVGHSWNPFFIHGVKLIAYELALELGSIDNVVAPLGNGTLTLGLYLGFKEAEELKLIKDMPRIIAVEASGYEWAYSMLHNTPMGVKATLPDGIIVPQPPRLNQIVDAIRDTGGDVVVVDDQGVIDGLRNSIRLGFIIEPTSAVVFKALKEVKANGTTVAILTGSGLKLSNELYRLIYGE; this is encoded by the coding sequence ATGGTACTTAACTTAACCAACATGAGTGGGGAGGTAACGTATAAGTGCCCTAAATGCGGCTTCACAACTGAGGCTAATACCTGGCTTATCAAGTGCCCTAGGTGTGGATCACCTTTGGATGTAAGCCATGATTTAAGGAAACCTAGGGAACTTAGTAGGCGTGAATTAGCGAGGATTCTGCCCATTAAGGAGCCGTTAAGCCTTGGTGAGGGTTTAACCCCACTGGTTAGGAGAGGTGATTATTACTTTAAACTTGAGTACCTTAACCCCACTGGTTCATTTAAGGATAGGGGATGGAGCCTTGCCCTATCAGTACTACGTAACGACGTCACTGTGGTTGAGGATTCAAGCGGTAATGCTGGACTATCCCTAGCAGCATACTCTGCGGTTAAGGGGGTTAAGGCTAGGATTTACGTCCCTAAGACGGCCCCTGAGGCTAAGAAGAGGCTTATGAGACTCCTAGGCGCCAACGTTGTTGAGGCGGCAACTAGGGCTGACGCATCATCGCTCGCCATGAGCTTCACAGAGGGGGTTTACGTTGGTCATTCATGGAACCCATTCTTCATACATGGGGTTAAGTTAATAGCCTATGAATTAGCATTAGAATTAGGAAGCATTGATAACGTTGTTGCACCTCTGGGTAACGGTACCTTAACCCTAGGCCTATACTTAGGCTTCAAGGAGGCTGAGGAATTGAAACTAATTAAGGACATGCCTAGAATAATAGCCGTTGAGGCGTCAGGCTACGAGTGGGCCTACAGTATGCTCCACAACACACCCATGGGGGTTAAGGCAACGTTACCTGACGGCATAATAGTACCCCAACCACCTAGGTTAAATCAAATAGTTGATGCCATAAGGGACACTGGGGGTGACGTGGTAGTTGTTGATGATCAGGGGGTTATTGATGGATTAAGGAACAGTATCAGGTTAGGATTCATAATTGAACCCACCAGTGCGGTTGTATTTAAGGCCTTGAAGGAAGTTAAGGCTAATGGAACCACTGTGGCTATCCTAACTGGTTCAGGGTTAAAACTAAGTAATGAACTATATAGATTAATATACGGTGAGTAG
- a CDS encoding protein phosphatase 2C domain-containing protein: MAIKIAAASVIGLEHRQTGILRQDRFMTSSRVMKYGFLEIPFNGDYDAYVAEWDYGDGYAILAVADGLSSARLSHIAASIAVKVAINSVNPSNEGTLIDAIKAVIRAIKNEANRNRLSIKDFETTLAIGLMRNNECFGIGIGDSYVVAINGESPKLISSIMKGENPNETIPITSSLLNVDELSINKSDCTALVVMSDGIMGSLQAKYDQSTNSWIFEPYQKFYIPLMRKLNDMNLEEYGLWLLNYLRRLEDLYSFMTDDKTLAIAVQT; the protein is encoded by the coding sequence ATGGCTATAAAGATTGCTGCAGCATCAGTGATAGGCTTAGAACATAGGCAAACCGGCATACTTAGGCAGGATAGATTCATGACTTCAAGTAGGGTAATGAAGTATGGTTTCTTAGAGATACCGTTTAATGGTGACTATGATGCTTACGTTGCTGAGTGGGATTATGGTGATGGCTACGCGATACTTGCTGTTGCAGATGGATTATCATCAGCCAGATTAAGCCATATAGCAGCATCAATAGCAGTTAAGGTTGCTATTAATAGCGTTAACCCAAGTAATGAGGGAACCCTTATTGATGCTATTAAGGCGGTTATCAGAGCTATTAAGAATGAGGCTAATAGGAATAGGCTAAGTATCAAGGATTTTGAAACTACATTAGCTATAGGATTAATGAGGAATAATGAGTGTTTCGGTATTGGGATTGGGGACTCATACGTTGTTGCTATTAATGGCGAGTCACCTAAGTTAATATCAAGTATAATGAAAGGTGAAAACCCAAATGAAACAATACCAATAACGTCATCATTACTTAATGTTGATGAATTAAGTATTAATAAGTCTGATTGTACAGCACTAGTGGTTATGAGTGATGGCATTATGGGTTCATTACAAGCTAAGTATGATCAGAGCACTAATTCATGGATCTTTGAACCTTATCAAAAATTCTACATACCATTAATGAGAAAGCTTAATGATATGAACTTAGAAGAATACGGACTGTGGCTTCTTAATTACTTAAGAAGGCTTGAGGACTTGTATAGTTTCATGACTGATGATAAAACATTAGCCATAGCCGTTCAAACTTAA
- a CDS encoding VWA domain-containing protein, with translation MSEPEVSPQVPKLPLVLVLDTSYSMSTQTMEGKRRIDNLIEALSTLKQQILNDQQASRSVEVMIYKFGGTVDMLQDFSSISSLDIEALSSKLTPNGDTPFFKAIKEAISKARERREYYKSQGLMSYVPWVWVLTDGEPTDGVDDNGNYTSSYNDAISLLKDLIANRRINFFMIITGHGNDLRNGAEILFNFVSKPTGAPPPIMMDDVSSNWQKMAIWLSKSISKTSSSKPGQQTQAPPVDFGQPFVINV, from the coding sequence ATGAGTGAACCTGAGGTTTCACCTCAAGTCCCTAAATTACCCTTAGTTCTAGTCCTAGATACTAGTTACTCCATGTCTACCCAAACGATGGAAGGTAAAAGAAGAATTGATAACTTAATTGAAGCACTAAGTACTCTTAAACAGCAGATTCTTAATGACCAGCAAGCTAGCAGGAGTGTTGAAGTTATGATTTACAAATTTGGTGGTACTGTTGATATGCTTCAAGATTTCTCATCAATAAGTAGCCTAGATATTGAAGCTTTATCAAGTAAATTAACACCTAATGGTGATACGCCATTCTTTAAAGCAATTAAGGAGGCGATTAGTAAGGCTAGGGAGAGGAGGGAATATTATAAGAGCCAAGGATTAATGTCGTATGTTCCATGGGTTTGGGTTTTAACCGATGGTGAACCAACAGATGGTGTGGATGATAATGGAAACTATACTAGTAGTTATAATGATGCTATAAGTCTACTTAAGGATTTAATAGCCAATAGAAGAATTAACTTCTTTATGATAATAACTGGCCATGGTAATGACCTTAGAAATGGTGCAGAAATATTATTTAACTTTGTTTCTAAGCCAACAGGTGCTCCGCCTCCAATAATGATGGATGATGTATCCTCAAATTGGCAGAAAATGGCTATTTGGTTATCTAAGTCTATTAGTAAGACATCCAGCAGTAAGCCTGGGCAACAGACTCAGGCACCACCAGTTGATTTTGGTCAACCTTTTGTTATTAATGTTTAA
- a CDS encoding metal-dependent hydrolase, which yields MGYLKWLGHAAFEVELMGKRILIDPWISNPNSPVTLSELSKVDFILVTHDHSDHLGETVQIANKTNATVVSIFELAVYLAEKEGVKNTIGMNIGGPVKLTNEIEVYMTPALHSSTHGSPAGFIVKSPEAVIYHAGDTGLFSDMELIGRLYKPDLALLPIGGYFTMSPREAAYAVSLINPRAVVPMHYNTFPQIRQDPEEFKNLAESLAPHVKVYVMKPGDVLNLPIK from the coding sequence ATGGGTTACTTGAAGTGGCTTGGGCATGCGGCCTTTGAAGTGGAGTTAATGGGTAAGAGAATACTCATTGACCCATGGATATCGAACCCTAATTCACCGGTAACCTTGAGTGAGCTGAGTAAAGTAGACTTCATATTAGTTACCCATGACCACTCAGACCACTTAGGTGAAACTGTTCAAATAGCTAATAAGACCAACGCCACCGTTGTATCAATATTTGAACTCGCCGTTTACTTGGCTGAGAAGGAGGGGGTTAAGAACACTATAGGCATGAATATTGGTGGACCCGTTAAATTAACGAATGAGATAGAGGTTTACATGACCCCTGCACTACATAGTTCAACCCACGGTTCCCCAGCAGGCTTCATTGTGAAGTCACCTGAGGCTGTCATTTACCATGCTGGCGACACGGGTTTATTCAGTGACATGGAATTGATAGGGAGATTATATAAGCCTGACTTGGCTCTACTACCCATAGGTGGCTACTTCACGATGAGTCCACGTGAGGCTGCGTATGCAGTATCCCTAATAAACCCAAGGGCAGTGGTGCCAATGCACTATAACACCTTCCCTCAGATTAGGCAGGACCCTGAGGAGTTCAAGAATCTTGCAGAGTCCCTTGCTCCTCATGTTAAGGTTTACGTAATGAAGCCTGGGGATGTACTTAACCTACCTATTAAGTGA
- a CDS encoding 2-oxoacid:ferredoxin oxidoreductase subunit beta, whose translation MAVLKVSLSPQEYRGKKWVDWCPGCGNFGILAAETQAFAELGLDPRRIVVVSGIGCSSRMPDFLNVNGVHTLHGRAIPYAMGIKLADPSLEVVVNGGDGDLLGIGVGHFVSAGRYNVDLTIILHDNGVYGLTKGQASPTLPRNVKTKALPKPNIKDAVNPIVLALASGYTFVARAYAYDTRHLKEVIKEAIRHKGTALVDVLQPCPTYNDINTKEWYDKRIYKLENEKWDPVVHSEKEANEKKLMAMEKASEWGDRIPVGIFYKNELVPIYEERMLSRISNYLELPPAKQIIEKEGYSVTLIDNILEKRRVV comes from the coding sequence ATGGCGGTGCTTAAGGTCTCACTGAGCCCGCAGGAGTATAGGGGTAAGAAGTGGGTTGATTGGTGTCCTGGTTGTGGTAATTTTGGTATTTTGGCTGCTGAGACTCAGGCCTTTGCTGAACTTGGCCTTGACCCTAGGAGAATCGTAGTGGTCTCCGGGATAGGTTGCTCAAGCAGGATGCCTGACTTCCTGAACGTTAACGGTGTCCACACACTCCACGGTAGGGCTATTCCCTACGCAATGGGCATTAAGCTTGCTGACCCAAGCCTTGAGGTTGTTGTTAATGGTGGTGATGGTGATTTGCTTGGTATTGGTGTTGGTCATTTTGTTAGTGCTGGTAGGTATAATGTTGATTTAACCATTATTCTTCATGATAATGGTGTTTATGGTTTAACTAAGGGTCAGGCTTCACCTACTTTGCCTAGGAATGTTAAGACTAAGGCCTTGCCTAAGCCTAATATTAAGGATGCGGTTAACCCAATAGTCCTAGCCCTAGCAAGCGGCTACACCTTCGTGGCTAGGGCATACGCATACGACACTAGGCACTTAAAGGAGGTAATAAAGGAGGCAATAAGGCATAAGGGAACAGCACTAGTAGACGTCCTACAACCATGCCCAACATACAACGACATAAACACAAAAGAATGGTACGACAAAAGAATATACAAACTAGAAAACGAAAAATGGGACCCAGTAGTGCACAGTGAGAAGGAGGCTAATGAGAAGAAGCTGATGGCCATGGAGAAGGCGAGTGAATGGGGTGATAGGATACCTGTAGGCATATTCTATAAGAATGAACTCGTCCCCATATATGAGGAGAGGATGCTGTCAAGAATAAGTAATTACCTTGAACTACCACCAGCCAAGCAGATTATTGAGAAGGAAGGCTACTCAGTGACATTAATAGATAACATACTTGAGAAGAGGAGGGTTGTTTAA